The nucleotide window GACCGTGAAGAACCGGTTTCTTTTGCAATATGATCTGCATCTACAATCCGATGGTTTCTGACCTTCCTGATTTCATCCAGGATGAATTCAATGTCCGGATAGTTGCTGATGTTGGTAAACGGTGTGCTGTTTGTTATGATCCATCCGTCCGGGGATAAATAGGGAAGATAACGGAGGGCTTCCAGGGGTTCAAGGGAGAGAATCAGATCTGCATTGCCCCGGGGGATGAGGTCCGAATAGACCGGTTTATCCGAAATTCTCAGGTGGGACTGGACATCCCCACCCCGCTGGGACATGCCATGAACTTCCGCCTGTTTGAGAAATAGTCCCTGTTTTAAGGCGGCGTACCCGATTACTTTGGCAATGGA belongs to Candidatus Neomarinimicrobiota bacterium and includes:
- a CDS encoding indolepyruvate oxidoreductase subunit beta; amino-acid sequence: MKRDIILAGVGGQGILSIAKVIGYAALKQGLFLKQAEVHGMSQRGGDVQSHLRISDKPVYSDLIPRGNADLILSLEPLEALRYLPYLSPDGWIITNSTPFTNISNYPDIEFILDEIRKVRNHRIVDADHIAKETGSSRSVNMVMLGAAVDKLGLSPEFLKEGIRDLFKTKSGRIIDLNLLAFDKGNMN